One Cryobacterium psychrophilum DNA segment encodes these proteins:
- the ureB gene encoding urease subunit beta: MPGHSSTGPGAIRVAPGTIILNADRDDTQRIRLIFLNTGDRPVQIGSHLHLPDANANLIFDREAARGFRLDIPSGTSQRFEPGASRELDAVALLGARRVPGLQLRNAGNERLDG, translated from the coding sequence ATGCCAGGCCACTCCTCCACCGGGCCGGGCGCGATTCGCGTGGCCCCAGGCACCATCATCCTCAATGCAGATCGTGACGATACGCAACGCATTCGGCTCATTTTTCTGAATACCGGCGACCGCCCGGTGCAGATCGGATCGCACCTGCACCTTCCCGATGCCAATGCCAACTTGATCTTCGACCGGGAGGCGGCGCGGGGGTTTCGCCTCGACATTCCATCAGGAACGTCTCAACGGTTCGAGCCGGGTGCCTCCCGAGAGCTCGACGCGGTCGCCCTGCTGGGTGCCCGACGTGTTCCGGGCCTGCAGCTGCGCAACGCTGGAAACGAGCGACTCGATGGTTGA
- a CDS encoding urease subunit gamma, whose amino-acid sequence MHLTPADNEKLLLAVAGMVARDRLERGVKLNYPETVALLSTWVIERARDGRAVADLMIEGRTVLARDQVMDGVAEMLSDVQVEATFADGRKLVTIHDPIS is encoded by the coding sequence ATGCATCTCACCCCGGCCGATAACGAAAAGCTGCTGCTCGCAGTAGCAGGCATGGTTGCTCGTGACCGCCTTGAGCGTGGCGTGAAGCTGAACTACCCCGAGACCGTGGCCCTGCTCAGCACTTGGGTGATCGAGCGAGCACGTGACGGCAGAGCCGTTGCCGATCTCATGATCGAGGGACGCACCGTCCTTGCCCGTGACCAGGTCATGGACGGCGTCGCCGAGATGCTCTCCGACGTGCAGGTTGAGGCGACCTTTGCGGACGGTCGCAAGCTCGTGACCATTCACGACCCTATCTCCTGA